The sequence TACGCCGCCGCTCTGGACCGATGTCCCGCTGACCTTGCCGCCAGCATAGACAAACTCGACCCCGCCGCTGCCGACGGTGGCGCTGGTGTCGACGCCGCCGCTCGATACGTAGGTGTAGCCTGCGCCGCTGATCAGGTCGCCGAACGCGGCGCCGCCGCTCTCGATGTACTGATAGGAATAGGCGCCGACGATAGTGTCGAACTGCGCCGACCCGTAGTCGTATTGCGTGCCCGATATCAGGCTGTATTCATCCAGGCCGCCCGCCAGGATCGTCTGCGAGCCCACGCCCGCCACGGTTTGGGAGAAGGTCAGGCCGCCGGATTGGACGGTCTCGACCCCGCCCGAGGCGATGATGTCGTACTCGGCGAGGCCGTAGACGGTCTGAGCGCCGCCGGACGAGATGGTCGAATATTCGTCCTGGCCGCCGAGGTAGACGACTTGGGAGCCCGACGCCAACACGGTCGTGCTGATCGCGAGGCCGCCCTGCTCTACGTTCTGGATGCCCCCGCTGCCGACCGTCGCCGCGGCGGCTTCCCCGCCGACGAGAATGAACTCGACCCCGCCGCTGCCGATGGCGGCGCCGCTGTCCAGCCCCCCGCTCATAACCGAGACGTAGCCCTGGTTGCTGATGGCGTCGCCGAAGGCCACGCCGCCGCTCTCTATATACTGGTAGGCGTAGAAGCCCTCGATCGTGTCGTAGTTGACCGTGCCGTAGTTGGATTGCGTGCCGGAGATGAGGCTGTATTGGTCCAGCCCGCCGGTGAAGATCGTCTGGATCGCGGAAGCCGAGACGGTTTCCGATTCGGACTCGCCCGACGAAAAGACGTACAGATTGCCGCCCGAGCCGACGCTGCCGTAGGCGGTGACGCCGCCGCTCTCGACGAAGTCGACACCGGCGTTCGAGGCGCCGAATTCAAGGCCGTAGTTGTCGACGAACCCGCCCGACGAGACGGTGGCGTAGTCGGCCTCGCCCCCGCTGTAGACGAATTGCTCGCCCCCGCTCAGCACGGTGGTGCTTTGAATGACTTGGCCGGATAGCACGTACTGAATCTGGCCCGAACTGACGATGGTCATCGTGGTGTCCCCAGGAATGTCGGATACGCCAAAAACGCGCACTCGTGCGAGCGCCGCCACCCCGGAGCATCGCAGCGCGAGTTCGCCTTTGGGGACAGCGTGGCTTTACCACGACCTTCTAATACCGCCCCAAGCGTAGCGGAAGACCTGAAATCGAAAAAAGAGAACAACGTTACATCTTTTTAAGCCGGGTAACGCAGGCGCGAACCCAGAGTGACGAAGGTCACTAGTCTCTAATCTGACGAATTAGACCTTGATCGACACGGGCCTTCGGGAGCAGCGCCGATGCGCGACCTGTGCGGCTGCTGCAATCTATTGCGTTTTCCGTCGCACCCCCTCCCCCCAACGCCTCCGTTGGCGAAGCGGCGAGACGCGCTGTGGTATTGCGAAAATCTGACGACAACGCCCTTTGGTTGAATGACGCCCGCACAGCTCGCCTCCGGGCCGTCAGGTCCCGGTCAGCCGAGCGTGGCCATGCTCCCTTGCGACGAATTGTTGAGACCGGCCGAGCCCGCCCGGCTATATGCGAATCGATCACGACCTTGGCCCTGGGGGTTTCATGACGCACGACGGCTTGACCGCAATCCTGCTCGGACTTGTGGAGGGGATCACCGAATTCATCCCTGTCTCGTCGACCGCCCACCTGCTCCTGACCAAGATGCTGATGGGCCTGCCCGACGGCTTCTGGGACACCTTCATCGTGCTGATCCAGATGGGCGCGATCCTGGCGGTGGTGGCGCTCTACTTCAACCGGCTGCTGCACGTGGCCCTGCGGCTGCCCTCCGATCCGGCGGCTCGGCGGTTCGTGGCCAGCCTGGCCATAGCCCTGGTCCCGGCCTTCATCCTGGGCTTCGGCCTGCACGACGTGATCAAGAAGGTGCTGTTCGAGAGCCCCCGGCTGATCTGCTGGTCGCTCTTGATCGGCGGGATCGTGCTGTGGCTGCTGGACCATTTCCGCCCGGCGCCGGTGATCGACAGCTCGGAGAAGATTCCGTTCGTAAAGTCGCTGCTGATCGGCGTCTCCCAGTGCCTGGCCCTGATCCCTGGCGTGTCGCGCTCGGGCGCCACCATCGCCGGCTCGCTGCTCCTGGGCGTCGAGCGGCGCGCGGCGGCCGAGTTCTCGTTCTTCCTGGCCATACCGACCATGGCCGGCGCCTTCGCCCTCGACGCCTGGAAGAGCCGCCACGACATCGACATGAGCCACGCCGGCATCATCGCCATCGGCTTCGTGGTCTCGTTCGCCGCCGGCCTCCTGGCGATCAAGACCTTCATCGACTTCCTGGCGCGGCACGGCTTCGCCGTCTTCGCCATCTGGCGGATTCTGGTCGGCGGCGGCGGCCTGATCTGGCTCTACTTCTTCGCCCACGCGGCGGCGGGATAGGCCGTCGCAGGAGGCCTTACGCCCCGCTGGCCAGGGCCTCGGCGTACTGGCCGCCCTTGCGGTAGCGGAACAGGTAGGCGGGGATCACCACCTCGACCGCGGTCGGGCTGATCCCCAGGTCGCCGAGGCCCAGGGCGCCCTTGGCCACCACATTGTCGACCTTCAGCAGTTCGACCTGGTCGGCGGTCAGCGGCGGCGGGAAGGGCGAGACGGCGGCCACGGCGTCGCCGACCGTCCCGATCAGCTTGGCCAGCGGGAAGGGAATCGGCGCCAGGAACGGATGGCGGCCGATCACCTGCAGCATCAGCTGCATCAGCGCCTTGAAGCTGTAGGTGGCGGGGCCGCCTAGCTCATAGGTTTTGCCCGCGGTCGACGGGTCAGCGACGCAGGCGGCGACCGCCGAGGCCACATCGCCCACGAACACCGGCTGGAACAGGGTCTCGCCGCCGCCGATCAGCGGCAGCACCGGCGACAGGGCGGCCATCTGGCCGAAGCGGTTAAAGAAGTGGTCGCCCGGGCCGAACACGATCGAGGGGCGCAGGATCACCGCCCCTGGGAAGGCCTTGCGCGCCTCGGCCTCGCCCAGCGCCTTGGTGCGGGCATATTTGGCCGGGCTCGACGCATCGGCGCCGATGGCCGAGACCTGCACCAGGCTGGCCACCCCCGCCGCGGCGGCGGCCTCGGCGATGTTGTGCGCGCCCATGGCGTGCAGGCTCTGGAACTTCTGCCGGCCGGCCTCGTACAGGACGCCCACGAGGTTGACGCAAGCCTGGGCGCCCTCGAGGGCGCGCGCCACCGACGCCGGGGCGCGGACATTGGCCTGCACCACCTCGATCTGGCCGACGTCGCCCAGCATGCGCATCTTGTAGGCCAGGCCCGGCCGGCGCACGGCCACCCGCACGCGATAGCCGCGCTTGGCCAGGGCGCGAACCACCTGCGCGCCGATGAAGCCCGAGCCGCCGAAAACCGTCACCAGTCCTTGCATTCGTCCCGCCTCGAAAGTCGCGGCCTGAGCCGTCCGGCAGGGGATAGCGGAGCGGCCCGCCGCACGCAATGCACGGTGTTCGGCCGCATTTGACGAAATGTCGCCGACTTGGCCATTGACTGTCGATTTCTCCCCGTCTATCCGTCGCGCCCTTCGATCGGTCTTGCGATCGGGCCCAGGTGGCGGAATTGGTAGACGCGCTGGCTTCAGGTGCCAGTGGCTTAACGGCCGTGGAGGTTCGAGTCCTCTCCTGGGCACCACCCCTTCTCAAGGGGTTGATGCTGTTGGTTTTCTTCAGGTTTTAGGCGTCCCTGGGACACAAAACCGGGACACACGGACCTGAGGGACCATGAGAAACACACAGTATCTGCACCAGCGGAATGGTCGCTGGTATTGCCGCATCCGCTGGCCAAAAGAGGTCTGGAGCACGCTCGGCAACGGCTCCTTCAAGAAGGCGCTCGGCACCAGTTCGCGGGAAGAGGCGGTAATTCTCCTCACCGCCGCCCAGCAAGAGTTTCACGCGGCCGTCGCCCAGGCGAAGGGCAAACAACTTGAGGGCAAACCCCGACCCCTGGGCGAAGGCGAGATTACCTTGGTGGTCGCCCGGTGGTTCCGCGACGCGCAGGGCGCGTTCAAGGTGGATGCGCGGCCCAAGCAGTTCGACCCACAAGCCATCGCGCAGCGGCGGGACCATCTGGCCCGAGTTGAGCAGAGGCTGGCGGCCCAGCGCGAACGTCTGGGCCTAGGCGACTACACGACGCTCTACCCCATCGTTGAGGGCGTTCTCGAACGCGCCGGCCTCAATGTTGACCGCGACGACCCGAGCTTCGGGCTCCTCTGCCAGACCCTGATGCGCGCCTGGATCGCCATGGAGGAACGCGCGCTGGCCCACATGCGCGGCGAGTTCGGTTTCAAGCCGGCTGATACGGTCCTCGACGATCTGGCGAGCTATGAGCCCCCGACCGGCGGCGCGAAGATCAGGACCCTCGACGAGTTGATCACCGCCAGCACGGCCGATAGGTCCGACAAGCTGTCGCTTTCGACAAAGCAGGCCCAGAAGCCGGTCTACAAGCTCCTGCGCGACTGCATAGGGTCAAACCGCGACGTGCGCTCGGTAGACCGAGAGGAAGCCCGCAAGTTGCTCGACGTGGTCAAGCAGTTGCCGAAGGGGCTCGGCAACGATCCCGAGCTGTCGAAGCTGCCGATACCGGCCGCCATCGCCACGGCGCAGTCTCTGGGTCGGCCGACGATCTCGGCGAAAACCATGAACGACAGCTACATGGCGCACACGAAGGCGCTGTTCGAATGGGCTAAGGACGAGCAGTGGATCACGTCGAACCCGTTCATCGGCCTCCGCGTGGTCGATGACGTCGCGCCGGAGGACAAGCGGGACCCATTCACCGACGACCAACTGGCCCTGATCTTCAATGGCGCGCCTTGGTCGACGCGAGAGACGGCCCCGAACGACAAGCCGTCGCTCTACTGGGGGCCGCTCATTTGCCTTTATCACGGCCTCCGCATCGGCGAGCCATGCGGGCTGCTTACAAGTGAGGTCGAGGAACGTGACGGCGTCCCGGTGATCAACCTCCGGCCCAACAAGCTTCGGCCACTGAAAAACGGGCCTAGCAAGCGCTACCTGCCGATCCACCCTGAACTGATCCAGCTCGGCTTTCTCGACTACGTCGCCGAGCGCAGGGCCAGCGGCGACGAGCAGTTGTTCCCCGAGGCG is a genomic window of Phenylobacterium montanum containing:
- a CDS encoding undecaprenyl-diphosphate phosphatase codes for the protein MTHDGLTAILLGLVEGITEFIPVSSTAHLLLTKMLMGLPDGFWDTFIVLIQMGAILAVVALYFNRLLHVALRLPSDPAARRFVASLAIALVPAFILGFGLHDVIKKVLFESPRLICWSLLIGGIVLWLLDHFRPAPVIDSSEKIPFVKSLLIGVSQCLALIPGVSRSGATIAGSLLLGVERRAAAEFSFFLAIPTMAGAFALDAWKSRHDIDMSHAGIIAIGFVVSFAAGLLAIKTFIDFLARHGFAVFAIWRILVGGGGLIWLYFFAHAAAG
- a CDS encoding complex I NDUFA9 subunit family protein; translation: MQGLVTVFGGSGFIGAQVVRALAKRGYRVRVAVRRPGLAYKMRMLGDVGQIEVVQANVRAPASVARALEGAQACVNLVGVLYEAGRQKFQSLHAMGAHNIAEAAAAAGVASLVQVSAIGADASSPAKYARTKALGEAEARKAFPGAVILRPSIVFGPGDHFFNRFGQMAALSPVLPLIGGGETLFQPVFVGDVASAVAACVADPSTAGKTYELGGPATYSFKALMQLMLQVIGRHPFLAPIPFPLAKLIGTVGDAVAAVSPFPPPLTADQVELLKVDNVVAKGALGLGDLGISPTAVEVVIPAYLFRYRKGGQYAEALASGA
- a CDS encoding site-specific integrase; amino-acid sequence: MRNTQYLHQRNGRWYCRIRWPKEVWSTLGNGSFKKALGTSSREEAVILLTAAQQEFHAAVAQAKGKQLEGKPRPLGEGEITLVVARWFRDAQGAFKVDARPKQFDPQAIAQRRDHLARVEQRLAAQRERLGLGDYTTLYPIVEGVLERAGLNVDRDDPSFGLLCQTLMRAWIAMEERALAHMRGEFGFKPADTVLDDLASYEPPTGGAKIRTLDELITASTADRSDKLSLSTKQAQKPVYKLLRDCIGSNRDVRSVDREEARKLLDVVKQLPKGLGNDPELSKLPIPAAIATAQSLGRPTISAKTMNDSYMAHTKALFEWAKDEQWITSNPFIGLRVVDDVAPEDKRDPFTDDQLALIFNGAPWSTRETAPNDKPSLYWGPLICLYHGLRIGEPCGLLTSEVEERDGVPVINLRPNKLRPLKNGPSKRYLPIHPELIQLGFLDYVAERRASGDEQLFPEAQANAKGHFGDHVSDWFGRLLDKRGLTDSKLTLHSFRHTFEDALRDAEIFGTLEGAVLSGRKRGNDASAAAYGNGYKMKKLLGKLELVRFDTVRVPGGKDGDGARAA